A window from Prosthecochloris marina encodes these proteins:
- a CDS encoding adenosylcobinamide-GDP ribazoletransferase, with translation MRGLVTALRTLTVLPVPGKEATRFCNAFHWFPVVGLLLGLIQAGVGYLLMVFGWSEFAAAGVLLAGVLSTRGIHVDGFADVADGFFGGGSVERRLRIMKDSAVGSFGALALVLLFIFKWVILVKLLSLGLYDWVVSGIVLARLSQVLLASSLPYARSEGGTASGFVEGAGLPHLVSSVSVSVIVLFVLFDGMLLPFGFALLVASVSAGLSGFLSLKKIQGVTGDVLGASSEITEALVWGAGALFFMSRF, from the coding sequence TTGAGAGGTCTGGTAACTGCATTGCGCACGTTGACGGTGCTGCCTGTACCGGGAAAAGAGGCGACTCGTTTCTGTAACGCTTTTCACTGGTTTCCCGTTGTTGGTCTTTTGCTTGGGCTGATCCAGGCGGGGGTAGGTTATCTGTTAATGGTTTTTGGCTGGAGTGAATTTGCAGCGGCTGGAGTGTTGCTTGCCGGTGTTTTGTCGACGAGAGGGATTCATGTCGACGGTTTTGCCGATGTCGCTGACGGTTTTTTCGGTGGGGGAAGTGTGGAGAGGCGTCTGCGCATCATGAAAGATTCGGCAGTCGGTTCGTTCGGTGCTCTGGCGCTTGTCCTGCTTTTTATCTTCAAGTGGGTTATTCTTGTCAAACTTCTTTCTCTCGGTTTGTATGACTGGGTTGTATCCGGAATTGTGCTCGCCCGTTTGTCTCAGGTATTGCTTGCGTCATCTCTTCCATATGCACGTAGTGAAGGTGGAACGGCTTCAGGCTTTGTCGAAGGTGCCGGTTTACCGCATTTGGTTTCTTCCGTCTCCGTCTCCGTTATCGTTCTTTTCGTTCTTTTTGACGGTATGCTTCTACCCTTTGGCTTTGCCTTGCTTGTTGCATCTGTGAGCGCAGGTCTCAGCGGTTTTCTCAGTCTAAAAAAAATTCAGGGAGTTACCGGTGATGTTCTCGGTGCTTCGAGCGAAATCACCGAAGCGTTGGTGTGGGGTGCAGGTGCATTGTTTTTCATGTCCCGTTTTTAA
- a CDS encoding alpha/beta fold hydrolase — translation MNAFLQFQKKYADSDSRFFESGGFRVHYKVFGKGEPLIVLLHGSFLSVRSWRDVVAPLSEKTTVLVFDRPAFGLTSRPVPSPENDVRYSPEAQSDLVVRLIEEVGHEKAILVGNSTGGTLALLVALRHPRQVQGLVLVGAMVYSGYATSEVPAFLKPLLTGMSPVFSRLMKFLITKLYDRNIRGFWYNKALLSDETLAAFRKDLMIGDWSRAFWELFLETHHLGLEKKLGNLEVPSLVITGEHDLTVKTEESFKLAREIPGAELEVIPNCGHLPQEEVPEAFVAAVMLFLEKSMKML, via the coding sequence ATGAATGCATTTCTGCAATTCCAGAAAAAATATGCTGATTCCGACAGCCGCTTTTTCGAATCCGGAGGTTTCAGGGTTCATTACAAGGTTTTCGGAAAAGGAGAGCCTTTGATTGTACTCCTTCATGGGAGTTTTCTCAGTGTTCGTTCATGGCGTGATGTTGTCGCTCCTCTTTCGGAGAAGACAACAGTACTGGTTTTCGACCGCCCGGCTTTCGGGTTGACTTCACGCCCGGTTCCTTCACCGGAAAACGATGTTCGCTATTCACCGGAAGCTCAAAGTGATCTGGTTGTAAGGCTCATCGAAGAGGTTGGCCATGAAAAGGCGATTCTTGTCGGTAATTCAACCGGGGGGACACTGGCCTTGCTGGTGGCCTTGCGGCACCCTCGGCAGGTACAGGGGCTTGTGCTTGTTGGTGCAATGGTGTACAGCGGGTATGCCACCAGTGAAGTACCGGCTTTCTTGAAACCGCTGCTTACAGGCATGAGCCCTGTATTTTCAAGGCTCATGAAGTTTCTTATAACCAAACTGTACGACAGGAATATTCGTGGTTTTTGGTATAACAAGGCCTTGTTGAGCGACGAAACGCTGGCAGCCTTCAGGAAGGACCTTATGATCGGAGACTGGTCGAGAGCTTTCTGGGAGCTTTTTCTTGAAACACATCACCTTGGTCTTGAAAAAAAACTCGGTAACCTCGAGGTTCCTTCTTTGGTGATAACCGGTGAACACGATCTGACCGTCAAAACAGAAGAAAGTTTCAAGTTGGCCAGAGAGATTCCCGGGGCGGAACTCGAGGTTATTCCCAATTGCGGTCATCTTCCTCAGGAAGAGGTTCCTGAAGCGTTTGTCGCTGCTGTTATGTTGTTTCTGGAAAAATCAATGAAGATGCTTTGA
- the cobT gene encoding nicotinate-nucleotide--dimethylbenzimidazole phosphoribosyltransferase, translating to MYDQLQEVLGNIKPVDNSLRGPIQAHLDDLTKPKGSLGRLEEIAMKYVLATGSDCPILKKKKVFCFAADHGVAVEGVSAFPAEVTPQMVYNMLNGGAAINVLTRHAGAGLDMVDIGVNHDFPDHPGLRKCKVRKASANMAEGAAMTVDEALQAVMVGIDLAKEAYADGYHLLATGEMGIANTTSAAALFAVLLDLPVESITGRGTGIDDSMLEHKISVIKRAIETNRGSLSTPLETLASLGGFEIAGICGLILGAASVGMPVVVDGFISSAGAVAAMKLSCQVSDYLFFSHLSNEQGHKIIMNKLGAKPILDLDLRLGEGTGAVLAMQVIEGAIKIYNEMATFSGANVSERQ from the coding sequence ATGTACGATCAGTTACAAGAGGTTCTCGGCAATATCAAGCCGGTTGATAATTCATTGAGGGGACCAATTCAGGCACACCTTGACGATCTCACCAAGCCAAAAGGTAGTCTTGGGCGTCTGGAGGAGATTGCGATGAAGTATGTTCTTGCAACGGGTTCCGATTGTCCGATACTGAAAAAGAAGAAAGTTTTTTGCTTTGCGGCAGATCATGGTGTGGCCGTGGAAGGTGTCTCGGCTTTTCCGGCTGAAGTAACCCCGCAGATGGTGTATAACATGTTGAACGGCGGGGCGGCGATCAATGTCCTTACGCGGCATGCCGGAGCTGGACTTGATATGGTCGATATTGGTGTGAACCATGATTTTCCGGACCATCCCGGCCTAAGAAAGTGCAAGGTTCGAAAAGCCTCTGCAAATATGGCAGAGGGAGCTGCCATGACTGTCGATGAAGCTCTGCAGGCGGTTATGGTCGGAATTGATCTTGCAAAAGAGGCTTATGCGGATGGGTACCATCTGCTTGCTACAGGAGAAATGGGCATAGCCAATACCACTTCCGCTGCAGCTCTGTTCGCTGTCCTGCTTGATCTTCCTGTAGAATCCATTACCGGTCGTGGTACCGGGATTGACGACTCGATGCTCGAGCATAAGATTTCGGTCATCAAACGTGCCATTGAAACCAACCGAGGATCACTCAGCACCCCTTTGGAAACGCTTGCGTCTCTTGGCGGATTTGAGATCGCTGGTATCTGCGGTCTTATTCTCGGGGCGGCATCGGTCGGGATGCCTGTGGTTGTCGACGGGTTTATTTCATCGGCCGGTGCAGTTGCGGCGATGAAGCTTTCATGTCAAGTGAGTGATTATCTTTTTTTCAGCCATTTGTCCAATGAACAGGGGCACAAAATCATAATGAACAAGCTCGGGGCCAAGCCTATTCTCGATCTTGATCTGCGTCTTGGAGAAGGAACCGGGGCGGTGCTCGCCATGCAGGTCATCGAGGGGGCGATAAAGATTTACAATGAAATGGCTACCTTTAGTGGGGCCAACGTTTCGGAACGTCAATAG
- the cobU gene encoding bifunctional adenosylcobinamide kinase/adenosylcobinamide-phosphate guanylyltransferase, with protein sequence MADVVFLTGGARSGKSSFALKRAERYAEKAFLATAEPFDEEMAARIDKHREERGDRFETFEEPVDIDATLRVIPSSIDVVIVDCLTVWAGNLLYKLGSDEIIMNHVDRLLAVLQNPPCNVILVSNEIGMGIVPENAMARKFRDIAGTINQKVAGASTEAWLLCSGLPVKLK encoded by the coding sequence ATGGCTGATGTTGTTTTTCTTACGGGTGGTGCGAGAAGCGGTAAAAGTTCATTTGCTCTGAAACGCGCAGAACGATATGCTGAGAAAGCGTTTCTCGCTACAGCCGAACCTTTTGATGAAGAGATGGCTGCGCGCATCGATAAACATCGCGAGGAGAGGGGCGATCGGTTTGAAACCTTTGAAGAACCGGTCGATATAGATGCAACCTTGCGTGTTATACCGTCGTCGATCGATGTTGTAATTGTCGACTGCTTGACTGTATGGGCAGGAAACCTTTTGTATAAGCTCGGGTCGGATGAAATAATCATGAATCATGTCGATCGTTTGCTTGCTGTTTTGCAAAATCCTCCTTGTAATGTTATTCTCGTATCCAATGAAATAGGGATGGGGATCGTGCCTGAAAATGCAATGGCGCGGAAATTTCGTGATATAGCCGGCACCATCAACCAGAAAGTGGCTGGTGCTTCAACCGAGGCATGGTTGCTCTGTAGCGGTTTGCCGGTAAAGTTGAAGTAA
- a CDS encoding carboxypeptidase regulatory-like domain-containing protein: MLIRWVATAQKTISAFLTLGMLFHAPPLFATDKLSDSPEERIPADQEQPLVVELFFDNLSAGIQLCYQHNGDFWIPFELFQQHARLPAVEDSTSKMRLTTTLGPIDFDLSSLREFEGEQCVSFTALKETFHVHPLFNEYLYAIKILVPWRPVTSLKGKKKRAIEPDISAPRNSLSFLHVESDASYSFHDSNSDYFLEIEAGGRIGAGMWDIRTRGYKHDKLALSQYHWTTLSKNTVLRIGTGTSQVYNLVNNSEYTGIQFAWNNRNILQNLDDTYYSDSDALLNIDRTQRRTIEGTGPPAGIAELRFDGRVAARQRISFDGKFMFSNVRMTTDLRITEVYIYEYSTLEKPLRIIDYTQSTSNRSLARHEILLHCGAGRSGNPLDEDYSSSTSLTGFTHMLYGLNERVTLEGSIQYDPYAQSIGQLLGFVMSVGSRWNTSFYGAQSNGHYGADVSINGYGKTWSVSQRSQWNEKGFGFDTRERKQRHILRLQARPFSWLNAFIYGNYTQENGSVISRHLLPGAHLQIFPRTRLSAIPYDSDGTYHYEASLRPRRDTDVRLRYEDKVITANVDYDFRNGSNSLQLYHSYAPKNEMHASSAYFSWYPQNNRNDRIRLGASHMHGRFGFSGSWSRDINTGLSIALSYYDNMFNASGLSIEDSPYLSDNYDNHTISLTLKWDLGHSGKRFYPINRAAISQTRGGMAGALKIMTDTNVSQSSINDVSILINGRKLGQRQIGGTFFVGNLRPGVYTVSVDPENLPLEMVIEQQNIKVEVQSGAVTEVNIPVFTEYGAAGKVCTASEHMLANVPVSIVDSAGKIVKQTKTDQFGYYRIDGLRQGNYTAKVTTTKEGEPDHVTETDFTITQDFLFEVDIIIPESREQQ, translated from the coding sequence ATGCTGATTCGATGGGTAGCAACAGCACAGAAAACGATATCTGCGTTCCTGACGCTCGGTATGCTCTTTCACGCACCGCCTCTTTTCGCAACCGACAAGTTATCGGACTCTCCGGAAGAACGAATACCAGCCGACCAGGAGCAACCGCTCGTGGTCGAACTGTTTTTCGACAACCTGTCCGCAGGCATACAGCTTTGCTACCAGCATAATGGCGATTTCTGGATTCCTTTCGAGCTGTTTCAACAACATGCCCGCCTGCCGGCAGTAGAGGACAGCACAAGCAAGATGCGTCTGACGACAACGCTCGGCCCCATCGATTTCGACCTGTCATCCTTGCGGGAGTTCGAAGGAGAACAGTGCGTTTCGTTCACAGCCCTGAAAGAAACCTTTCATGTCCACCCGCTGTTCAACGAATATCTCTACGCGATAAAAATCCTCGTTCCCTGGCGACCGGTTACCTCGTTGAAAGGAAAGAAAAAAAGAGCCATTGAACCCGACATATCCGCCCCTCGTAACTCACTCTCGTTTCTCCACGTCGAAAGCGATGCATCCTACAGCTTTCACGACAGTAACAGTGATTACTTTCTTGAAATAGAGGCCGGAGGACGGATCGGCGCAGGCATGTGGGATATCAGAACAAGAGGATACAAACATGACAAGCTGGCGCTTTCTCAATATCACTGGACAACACTCAGCAAAAACACCGTTCTCAGAATAGGCACAGGAACAAGCCAGGTATACAACCTTGTCAACAATTCCGAATATACAGGCATTCAGTTCGCATGGAACAACCGCAACATATTACAGAATCTGGACGATACCTACTACAGTGACTCCGATGCCCTTTTGAATATCGACCGCACACAGCGCCGGACAATCGAAGGCACCGGCCCACCTGCCGGCATCGCCGAGTTGCGTTTCGACGGACGTGTCGCTGCCCGTCAGAGAATTTCCTTCGATGGAAAATTCATGTTCAGCAATGTCCGCATGACAACCGATCTGAGAATAACCGAGGTTTATATTTACGAGTATTCAACCCTGGAAAAGCCTCTTCGCATTATCGACTACACGCAATCGACATCAAACCGGAGTCTCGCGCGGCATGAAATTCTACTTCATTGTGGTGCAGGACGATCGGGAAATCCTCTCGATGAAGACTATTCGAGCTCCACTTCCCTGACAGGGTTCACTCATATGCTTTACGGACTGAACGAGCGCGTAACGCTCGAAGGCAGCATACAGTATGATCCCTATGCACAATCGATCGGTCAGCTTCTGGGATTTGTCATGTCAGTCGGTTCCAGATGGAATACATCATTTTACGGCGCACAGTCAAACGGACATTACGGAGCCGATGTCTCGATTAACGGCTACGGAAAAACATGGAGCGTTTCCCAGCGATCCCAGTGGAATGAAAAAGGGTTCGGGTTTGATACCAGAGAGCGAAAGCAGCGCCACATCCTGCGCCTGCAGGCACGGCCGTTTTCCTGGCTCAACGCCTTTATCTACGGCAACTATACGCAAGAAAACGGCAGCGTGATCAGCCGTCACCTTCTCCCGGGCGCTCACCTGCAAATCTTTCCGCGAACAAGATTGTCGGCGATACCATACGATAGTGACGGCACTTACCACTATGAAGCGTCGCTGCGGCCACGCAGAGATACCGATGTGCGACTCCGTTACGAAGACAAGGTGATCACCGCCAATGTCGATTACGATTTCAGGAACGGCAGCAACAGCCTGCAATTGTACCACTCTTATGCGCCAAAAAACGAGATGCATGCCTCGAGCGCCTATTTTAGCTGGTATCCCCAAAACAACAGAAATGACCGTATCCGGCTCGGAGCCTCACATATGCATGGCAGATTCGGCTTTTCCGGCTCGTGGAGCCGGGATATCAATACAGGGCTCAGTATCGCTCTATCCTATTACGACAACATGTTCAATGCCAGCGGATTGTCCATTGAAGACAGCCCCTATCTATCGGATAATTACGACAACCACACCATAAGCCTTACCCTCAAATGGGATCTCGGACACTCCGGCAAACGGTTCTATCCCATCAACAGAGCAGCTATAAGCCAGACAAGAGGAGGCATGGCCGGAGCTTTGAAAATCATGACCGACACAAATGTCAGCCAATCGTCGATCAATGATGTCTCAATATTGATAAACGGAAGAAAGCTGGGGCAACGCCAGATTGGAGGCACTTTTTTTGTCGGGAACCTCAGACCGGGTGTATACACGGTCTCGGTCGATCCTGAAAATCTTCCATTAGAAATGGTTATCGAGCAACAGAACATAAAAGTCGAAGTACAGAGCGGAGCCGTTACTGAAGTAAATATACCTGTTTTTACGGAGTATGGCGCCGCAGGCAAGGTATGCACTGCCTCGGAACATATGCTTGCAAATGTACCGGTCAGTATCGTCGATTCAGCCGGAAAAATCGTAAAGCAGACGAAAACCGACCAGTTCGGTTACTACCGTATCGACGGACTGAGACAAGGAAACTACACGGCAAAGGTAACAACAACAAAAGAAGGCGAGCCGGACCATGTGACGGAAACAGACTTTACCATTACTCAAGACTTTCTGTTTGAAGTCGACATTATCATACCCGAGTCCCGGGAACAGCAGTAA
- a CDS encoding molecular chaperone, translating to MKKLLTALLIAMVTMAANVHAQETAPPGQIGVSPSMLELSIGSEPVNESLRLFNLKKTPTNVKVEVYNWTLDENNEVKLLPPTEQSLDQWMLINPTAFTLEPGKSQVVRLSVRPPVKPDPGEHRALIYFIEEPMEENVADEEKKPVEVLFKLGVGVYANANPVKRSSTLKTLSLDKSDNTLKAAIINSGNVHTRLTGGYSIWKKDDFPGIQNAEKYVKNEDADKNPEGLVASGQLNQTPVLPGNTRTIITQLPSLPKSGSYIVAVSGELGDKKIEKTYPVSR from the coding sequence ATGAAAAAATTACTCACGGCGCTCCTCATTGCCATGGTAACAATGGCAGCCAATGTTCACGCTCAAGAAACAGCTCCTCCCGGCCAGATAGGTGTATCTCCCTCGATGCTTGAACTCTCGATCGGTTCCGAACCGGTTAACGAATCACTCAGGCTTTTCAATCTGAAAAAAACACCGACCAACGTAAAAGTAGAGGTTTATAACTGGACCCTCGATGAAAATAACGAAGTCAAACTTCTGCCTCCAACCGAACAATCCCTTGACCAATGGATGCTGATCAACCCGACCGCATTTACCCTTGAGCCGGGAAAAAGCCAGGTTGTTCGTTTATCCGTTCGTCCTCCGGTCAAGCCCGATCCCGGAGAACACAGGGCACTTATCTATTTCATAGAAGAACCCATGGAGGAAAACGTAGCAGATGAAGAAAAAAAACCGGTAGAAGTTCTCTTCAAGCTGGGTGTTGGAGTATATGCAAATGCAAATCCCGTGAAACGCTCGTCAACGCTTAAAACGCTCTCTCTCGATAAATCGGACAATACGCTGAAAGCGGCGATCATCAACAGCGGAAACGTTCACACCAGATTGACAGGCGGTTATTCCATATGGAAAAAAGATGACTTTCCCGGCATCCAGAATGCAGAAAAGTACGTAAAGAATGAAGATGCCGATAAAAATCCTGAAGGGCTTGTTGCATCGGGCCAGCTGAATCAGACCCCTGTGCTCCCCGGCAATACCCGTACAATCATAACTCAACTCCCTTCTCTTCCAAAATCCGGCTCGTACATTGTTGCAGTTTCAGGAGAACTTGGAGATAAAAAGATTGAAAAGACCTATCCCGTATCGCGCTGA